In Oceanispirochaeta sp., the DNA window GATCTGAGGGGGGGTAGTGTGTTCCTATATCTCCCTGGGCAATAGCCCCCAGCAGAGCATCGATCAGGGCATGGAGAAGTACATCACCGTCGGAGTGGGCGTCTTCTCCCCAGTCCGACGGGATGGTGACACCAGCCAGAATGAGAGGCCTGTTTTTGACCAGACGGTGTATGTCATAACCCAGTCCTATCTTCATTTAACCTTCAGGTCTTCCGGATAGGTGATTTTTGTATTTTCCGGGTCACCTTCCACCGTGTGGGAAGGACCGATGTAGGAGGACCAGATTTCAGAGTCGTCAATAAAGACCTTCTTATCAATCCTTGCCTTTTCATGGGCTTCCAGTATTTCCGGATAGGAGAAACCCTGAGGTGTCTGAGCACTGACTGTGGAGCTTCTCACAAGATGCTGTACAATATCCCCCAGAGGATTCAGAATCTTCATCGCACTGATGGACCCCGTCACAGGAGTGCTGTTCCCTCTTTGTATGGTTCCTTCCAGAACACGATCAATCAGTTTTTCACTGATATGAGGACGGGCTCCGTCATGGATCAGGACCAGATCGCTCTTCAAATCTTTCAGTGTTACAAGGGCGTTATACACAGAGGACTGGCGGCTGTCTCCCCCCTGAATATAGCTGATGGGGAAATTGATCCTGTGGAGGGCTTTTTCCATCTCCTCTTTCTTTCCTTCCGGATAGGTCACACAGATATGATCAAACTGCTCAGAGAGAACAAAAGGAAGAACTGCCCTTTCCAGAACTGTTCTTCCTTTAATCAATTTCAGCTCTTTTTTACCCTTGCCTTTCATCCGGCTGCTGG includes these proteins:
- a CDS encoding 2-C-methyl-D-erythritol 4-phosphate cytidylyltransferase, coding for MIKAVIITAAGSSSRMKGKGKKELKLIKGRTVLERAVLPFVLSEQFDHICVTYPEGKKEEMEKALHRINFPISYIQGGDSRQSSVYNALVTLKDLKSDLVLIHDGARPHISEKLIDRVLEGTIQRGNSTPVTGSISAMKILNPLGDIVQHLVRSSTVSAQTPQGFSYPEILEAHEKARIDKKVFIDDSEIWSSYIGPSHTVEGDPENTKITYPEDLKVK
- the ispF gene encoding 2-C-methyl-D-erythritol 2,4-cyclodiphosphate synthase produces the protein MKIGLGYDIHRLVKNRPLILAGVTIPSDWGEDAHSDGDVLLHALIDALLGAIAQGDIGTHYPPSDPEWKDVSSRKLLRETLGRVTAAGYRPGNIDCTVILEQPKLGPFREQIRASLQEDLQIPLDCIS